Proteins encoded within one genomic window of Panicum virgatum strain AP13 chromosome 1N, P.virgatum_v5, whole genome shotgun sequence:
- the LOC120653310 gene encoding zinc finger BED domain-containing protein RICESLEEPER 2-like produces MQKFEEIIQQLGISYGKRPKIDTSTRWNSTYLMLDTCYELKRAFESLSQQDLEYPYAPTVEEWEKARLMRELLRTFFDATNVVSGSLYPTANLHFDEIWEVKMALENRAIEENSDLTVTIEFKFGYIEFRLRKAFGNNADSKIATVKKLLKDLFKEYSQLTVGSEEATQQVADVQLITSTSGRYADWDIHMSLNATSTSELPFELDTYLAKPTIPRSGHFDVLAWWRSNSLEYPIMSRMARDILVVPASSVASESAFSIGKRVISDARSRLAPEMVEALVCRQDWIRASSKIFIYSICNYDALSLHENIL; encoded by the exons ATGCAGAAATTTGAAGAGATAATTCAACAGTTAGGCATATCATATGGAAAGCGCCCCAAAATTGATACAAGTACACGTTGGAATTCGACATATCTTATGCTGGATACTTGTTATGAGTTGAAAAGAGCCTTTGAGTCTCTCAGCCAACAAGATTTAGAGTACCCATATGCACCCACAGTTGAAGAATGGGAAAAGGCACGGTTGATGCGTGAATTGTTGAGAACTTTCTTTGATGCCACAAATGTTGTCTCGGGATCACTTTACCCAACTGCAAATCTACATTTTGATGAGATATGGGAAGTTAAGATGGCCTTGGAGAATAGAGCTATTGAGGAGAACTCTGACCTTACTGTGACAATTGA GTTTAAGTTTGGGTACATAGAATTCCGTTTGAGAAAAGCATTTGGTAACAATGCAGATTCTAAAATTGCTACAGTGAAGAAGCTATTGAAGGACCTGTTTAAGGAGTACTCACAACTGACCGTTGGTAGTGAAGAGGCAACACAACAAGTTGCAGATGTTCAGCTGATCACAAGCACAAGTGGAAGATATGCAGATTGGGACATCCACATGAGCCTTAATGCTACCTCAACAAGTGAGCTGCCTTTTGAGCTTGATACATATTTAGCTAAGCCTACCATTCCTCGCAGTGGCCATTTTGATGTTCTTGCTTGGTGGAGGAGCAACTCTCTTGAGTATCCAATTATGTCCCGTATGGCTAGAGATATTCTAGTGGTGCCTGCTTCATCGGTCGCATCAGAATCAGCATTCAGcattggaaagagagtgatatcTGATGCCAGAAGTCGATTAGCTCCTGAAATGGTTGAAGCACTAGTGTGCCGTCAAGATTGGATTCGAGCTTCTAGTAAGATCTTTATATACTCTATTTGCAATTATGATGCCTTAAGTCTTCATGAAAATATCCTCTAA